A window of the Cystobacter fuscus genome harbors these coding sequences:
- a CDS encoding GNAT family N-acetyltransferase — MAETKSPAPSHKGPLEVRVRRIHRRDLNRAWEFLKLVFRDVNRETVEYQRPRSKRRFLEVYSSEWIEQLVYEVQGEIVGYSECAFEASGDDNWVNPRWFEKRGMRPLFVEELAVHPDYQGRGVGSFILEQLQHLARTRGCTHLVLEVAENNESALTWYRTRNFTKLDAAIFLAQKVPGEPDLLPPRRIKPRPTKPVEGTPNAGPLPQEGDAPTLTSGRKARLVRAVSGGSRKKTAAKGAPKPADD; from the coding sequence ATGGCCGAGACGAAATCGCCCGCTCCCTCCCACAAGGGGCCCCTGGAAGTCCGCGTGCGCCGCATCCACCGCCGCGACCTCAACCGGGCCTGGGAGTTCCTCAAGCTCGTCTTCCGGGACGTCAACCGGGAGACAGTGGAATACCAACGGCCCCGCTCCAAGCGCCGCTTCCTCGAGGTGTACTCCTCCGAGTGGATCGAACAGCTCGTCTACGAGGTGCAGGGGGAGATCGTGGGTTACTCCGAGTGCGCCTTCGAGGCCTCGGGGGACGACAACTGGGTCAACCCGCGCTGGTTCGAGAAGCGGGGCATGCGGCCGCTCTTCGTCGAGGAGCTCGCCGTGCACCCGGACTACCAGGGCCGGGGCGTGGGCAGCTTCATCCTCGAGCAGCTCCAGCACCTGGCGCGCACCCGGGGGTGCACCCACCTGGTGCTGGAAGTCGCGGAGAACAACGAGTCCGCGCTCACCTGGTACCGCACGCGCAACTTCACCAAGCTGGATGCCGCCATCTTCCTCGCCCAGAAGGTACCCGGCGAGCCGGACCTGCTGCCCCCGCGCCGCATCAAGCCCCGTCCCACCAAGCCCGTCGAGGGCACGCCCAACGCCGGCCCCCTCCCCCAGGAGGGCGACGCCCCCACCCTCACCTCTGGCCGCAAGGCACGCCTGGTGCGCGCGGTTTCCGGGGGAAGCCGGAAAAAGACGGCCGCCAAGGGAGCACCCAAGCCAGCGGACGACTAG
- a CDS encoding methyl-accepting chemotaxis protein, with protein MTFKQKASILPMVATLFLLLILAIVLLVGRDVYRLNARIIHGYSPAIASMRQFDSLASLLRWHLRDQSPEGDAARRAAMLQLAGEFERELTRVQDNPVMEPGRLRMMREAFEAFWMVSQRAGPGDMELVMERHAALLQVLRGAGDWAQAGLERSLEEVALLHRWRQGWVLSLGLLCVLVLGGLSVWLARGVVGPLTRLTAVTTRIATEGDLSQRIDVDSRDELGELARGIEALVMRLRTVPVTLRGTVDELTWAAGRLTEASQRQVTFLGHLSNSLAEVEGMTQQIAQTASQAAGRAEVVLKVAGQADQFSALGRGSIETSARGLQQLSTRVEEMMRSVANLSEQAARAGEIIGSVRDLADQSNVLALNASIEAARAGEEGRGFAVVAREMRALSGQSLQSTQRIGKILLEINQAIRNAVSIAEQDSQQVEAGISQVMTSADRLKEITTVVNESGKAARQIVASVKQQNVGIEQLHQVIATLTDRMSAVSESTRDAEAAVGQVNQSLDKLKQVAARFHD; from the coding sequence ATGACGTTCAAGCAGAAGGCTTCCATCCTGCCCATGGTGGCCACGCTCTTCCTCCTGCTCATCCTGGCGATCGTCTTGTTGGTGGGACGGGACGTGTACCGGCTGAACGCGCGCATCATCCATGGCTACTCGCCCGCGATCGCCTCGATGCGGCAGTTCGACTCGCTGGCGTCGCTGTTGCGCTGGCACCTGCGCGACCAGTCCCCCGAGGGAGACGCGGCGCGCCGGGCGGCGATGCTGCAACTGGCGGGGGAGTTCGAGCGGGAGCTGACGCGCGTGCAGGACAATCCGGTGATGGAGCCGGGGCGGTTGCGGATGATGCGCGAGGCCTTCGAGGCGTTCTGGATGGTGTCCCAGCGCGCCGGGCCCGGGGACATGGAGCTGGTGATGGAGCGCCACGCGGCGCTGCTCCAGGTGCTGCGCGGCGCGGGGGATTGGGCCCAGGCGGGGCTGGAGCGCTCGCTGGAGGAGGTGGCCCTGCTGCACCGCTGGCGTCAGGGCTGGGTGCTCAGTCTGGGGCTGCTGTGCGTGCTGGTGTTGGGGGGGCTGTCGGTCTGGCTGGCGCGCGGGGTGGTGGGGCCGCTCACGCGCCTGACGGCGGTGACCACGCGCATCGCGACCGAGGGAGACCTGTCCCAGCGCATCGACGTGGACTCGCGGGACGAGCTCGGCGAGCTGGCGCGGGGCATCGAGGCGCTGGTGATGCGGCTGCGCACGGTGCCGGTGACGCTGCGGGGCACGGTGGACGAGCTGACGTGGGCGGCCGGGCGGCTCACCGAGGCGAGCCAGCGACAGGTGACGTTCCTGGGCCACCTGTCCAACTCCCTGGCCGAGGTGGAGGGGATGACGCAGCAGATCGCCCAGACGGCGAGCCAGGCGGCGGGGCGGGCCGAGGTGGTGCTGAAGGTGGCGGGGCAGGCGGATCAGTTCAGCGCCCTGGGGCGGGGCTCCATCGAGACCAGCGCGCGGGGGTTGCAGCAGTTGAGCACGCGCGTGGAGGAGATGATGCGCAGCGTGGCGAACCTGTCGGAGCAGGCGGCGCGCGCGGGGGAGATCATCGGCAGTGTGCGCGACCTGGCGGACCAGTCGAACGTGCTGGCGCTCAACGCCTCCATCGAGGCGGCGCGCGCGGGCGAGGAGGGGCGGGGCTTCGCGGTGGTGGCGCGCGAGATGCGAGCGTTGAGTGGCCAGTCGCTGCAGAGCACCCAGCGCATCGGGAAGATCCTGCTGGAGATCAACCAGGCCATCCGCAACGCGGTGTCGATCGCGGAGCAGGACAGCCAGCAGGTGGAGGCGGGCATCTCCCAGGTGATGACGTCGGCGGACCGGCTGAAGGAAATCACCACGGTGGTGAACGAGAGCGGCAAGGCGGCCCGGCAGATCGTCGCATCGGTGAAGCAGCAGAACGTGGGCATCGAGCAGCTCCACCAGGTGATCGCCACGTTGACGGACCGGATGAGCGCGGTGTCCGAGTCGACGCGGGACGCGGAAGCGGCGGTGGGCCAGGTGAACCAGTCCCTGGACAAGCTCAAGCAGGTGGCGGCCCGCTTCCACGACTGA
- a CDS encoding AAA family ATPase, with protein sequence MNANLQQFRDDAEQLAQASGYDGIRLGVVWSQAAPMMVIALSAVLVRKAATPPVLDPLDTSLVSARQWLGSMKDLGTLLASIDSGTIEQPFSEQPRLSTPIHLTVSSQSVAWWDTDSSRREFGLGTYTEGRGAAIKQLLGPATKNVDREIAVESEYAYASLHRLIRAFTGLNSEKSEHAVLALCAPWPVLSMTAQSEASRLRVEVEGLPGLDTSRFILNIEGTQQDQRLDSKTLRWLSGPESTSGTCTYTSVFEFKDKRPLFINLYLSGAPAISLRAEVQHQHGAQIVSILGTPAPDIGPEIAEDTRLTAFRVQSFRLLRSAELRFDPPLSVIVGPNQSGKSSLLDALQLLSEAARGELATGLVQRRSGIRALQSRGAMAPLLLEAELRTATGHALRFRLQLGAVGSYDFAVEQEELAEYVQGAWVPVLSRVATQAKLSGTAVPVSNEREALISQLGGIRNPLVQQARAALAAIAVYPYFRTGASWADPESVPMRRPVRLEPGARLERTGNNLPAALFALREERPEDWQDFVNIVRLAFPSLKDLRLPAVGRGTVQLFWDEVNGGQFDASELSDGTLHFLASLCALFQPGSALIALDEPEAHLHPDALMRLMGAARSLSERHPILLTTQSDALIGLLDDAPECVVVARREEQEARLVRPEADQLREWLKSFSLREMRRELEGWDSTP encoded by the coding sequence GTGAACGCGAACCTTCAGCAATTCCGCGATGACGCCGAGCAACTGGCGCAAGCCTCGGGATACGACGGTATCCGCCTGGGGGTGGTCTGGAGCCAGGCGGCGCCCATGATGGTCATCGCGCTCAGCGCGGTCCTCGTCCGCAAGGCGGCAACACCGCCTGTATTGGATCCACTGGACACGAGTCTCGTCTCCGCGCGCCAATGGCTCGGCTCCATGAAGGACCTCGGAACCCTCCTCGCGAGCATTGACTCCGGGACAATCGAACAACCTTTCAGCGAACAACCCCGCCTCTCCACACCCATCCACTTGACGGTCTCGAGCCAGTCCGTCGCCTGGTGGGACACGGATTCCTCGCGGAGGGAGTTTGGCCTGGGCACATACACCGAGGGACGCGGAGCAGCGATCAAACAATTGCTGGGTCCCGCCACCAAGAATGTGGACAGGGAGATCGCCGTCGAGTCGGAATATGCCTATGCCTCTCTCCACCGACTGATTCGAGCGTTCACGGGGCTCAACAGCGAGAAGAGCGAACATGCGGTGCTCGCGCTCTGTGCACCATGGCCGGTGCTCTCGATGACAGCCCAAAGCGAAGCATCACGACTGCGCGTCGAGGTCGAGGGACTCCCTGGCCTGGATACGTCTCGCTTCATTCTCAACATCGAGGGAACGCAGCAGGATCAGCGGCTCGACTCCAAGACACTCCGGTGGCTGTCTGGTCCCGAATCCACTTCGGGGACATGCACCTACACATCCGTCTTCGAGTTCAAAGACAAGAGACCCCTCTTCATCAATCTCTACCTCTCGGGCGCACCCGCGATATCCCTGCGAGCGGAAGTCCAACACCAACACGGCGCCCAGATCGTCAGTATCCTCGGAACTCCAGCCCCGGACATCGGTCCGGAGATTGCCGAGGACACCCGGCTCACCGCGTTCCGGGTCCAGTCCTTTCGCCTGCTGCGTTCGGCGGAACTCCGCTTCGACCCGCCCCTCTCGGTCATTGTCGGACCCAACCAGAGTGGCAAGAGTTCCCTGCTCGATGCGCTCCAATTGCTCTCGGAGGCCGCGCGCGGGGAGCTCGCCACCGGGCTGGTCCAGCGCCGAAGTGGCATCCGCGCCCTCCAATCACGAGGAGCCATGGCGCCCCTCCTCCTGGAAGCGGAGCTGCGAACCGCAACAGGCCATGCGTTGCGATTCCGGCTCCAGCTCGGTGCGGTGGGCTCCTATGACTTCGCCGTGGAGCAGGAAGAACTCGCCGAGTACGTCCAGGGCGCGTGGGTGCCCGTTCTCTCCCGGGTGGCCACCCAGGCGAAGCTCTCGGGGACGGCAGTACCCGTGTCCAACGAGCGTGAGGCGCTGATCTCCCAGTTGGGAGGCATCCGCAATCCGCTGGTGCAGCAGGCGCGGGCCGCACTCGCGGCCATCGCCGTGTACCCCTATTTCCGCACGGGCGCATCCTGGGCGGATCCGGAATCGGTCCCCATGCGCCGGCCCGTGAGGCTCGAGCCCGGCGCACGTCTGGAACGCACGGGCAACAACCTCCCCGCGGCCCTCTTCGCCCTGCGTGAGGAACGACCCGAGGACTGGCAGGACTTCGTGAACATCGTCCGCCTCGCCTTTCCCTCGCTGAAGGATCTGCGTCTTCCCGCCGTGGGCCGGGGAACCGTCCAGCTCTTCTGGGACGAGGTGAATGGCGGGCAATTCGATGCCTCGGAATTGTCCGATGGAACGCTCCACTTCCTGGCCAGTCTGTGTGCGCTCTTCCAGCCGGGCAGCGCGCTCATCGCCCTGGATGAACCCGAGGCCCATCTGCACCCCGACGCGCTCATGCGCCTGATGGGCGCGGCGCGCTCCCTGTCCGAGCGACACCCCATCCTGCTCACCACCCAATCCGATGCGCTCATCGGGCTCCTGGACGATGCACCGGAGTGCGTCGTGGTGGCCAGACGAGAGGAGCAGGAAGCACGCCTCGTTCGTCCCGAGGCGGATCAACTCCGCGAGTGGCTCAAGAGCTTCAGTCTCCGGGAGATGCGTCGCGAACTCGAAGGGTGGGACTCCACCCCATGA
- a CDS encoding AsmA family protein — MSQQPPKKKRWPYILGGVVLLFVVAGAIALWRLDAFLLERARAEAATYAKQLGRPIEIGDVSTRLLPSVGAEVENVVVGAAEGEPVPLVEMKRLEVAVALWPAITSGGKDIQVKNAEVSGLTLNYVRLPDGTTNVSRVQDKLAEQPPAEEPAPTDDTPTDLSGVRVDRAAITDATLRLIDRTGEQPRELAINDLDVEVKDLRAGQPLEVVLHAAVLADKQNFHVTLNAAPLPASLIPVPERLIIQSEPIDLTPLGPFLGPEVGLQAGSLRADWKAELGAAVPGGNGPTSLQGGLQARGLRFAGAEGGKALDVVVDTDVSGDMKAGDLSLKKLLLELGPARLTGKGEVKGLLSETPSMKDFELVGENLDPELLAEYYPPLRKSLANQVAGPVGLVVKAEGTQQEQALNVDVDLTPVRLRIPEQLSKEKGGPMRLTARVTGAAASGGALRFEAKTDLGGVDMRPGGLLNKRPGQTFTVDTAGTYQPESGKSPLKVDLSRLHVALLDATMSGTASVALAGEGAKQTTTFALSMKSPRLNADELMVEDEPAAEGEDKKPTEEPPSDPQRFKGMRGDVHLEIGALRMSDMDFSNMFVDVKMVDDLITVERFTTGVYGGTVSASGSSVRLGPAAAQRPFDLKAEVKDMDMAEALSSRVPKKVLGGRFNGQMNLQGVGYESESLKERLAGAIEGNLAGGVFFGADLPAVVSGPLVKALPFAGKALSSEGVTQLAEQLPFGVKIANGVAQLSKPITWTRPEAAMSFDGGIRLDGTLDLAGSVNLQPPLVQKLTLGKVTPPEALPVAMKLTGKAWSPEVTGLDVMPAVTTLAKLAAAGAATGLLGDKGKQVGQIITGGTDAAKEAARAEAEKRKQELEEKARQEAEAARKKAEQAAKDKLKGIFKR; from the coding sequence ATGTCGCAACAACCGCCGAAGAAGAAGCGCTGGCCCTACATCCTGGGCGGCGTCGTCCTGTTGTTCGTCGTGGCCGGAGCCATCGCCCTGTGGCGGCTCGACGCCTTCCTGCTCGAGCGCGCCCGCGCCGAGGCCGCCACCTACGCGAAGCAGCTCGGCCGGCCCATCGAGATTGGGGACGTGTCCACCCGCCTGCTGCCCTCCGTGGGCGCCGAGGTGGAGAACGTCGTGGTGGGCGCCGCCGAGGGCGAGCCGGTGCCGCTCGTGGAGATGAAGCGCCTGGAGGTGGCGGTGGCGCTCTGGCCCGCCATCACCTCGGGGGGCAAGGACATCCAGGTGAAGAACGCCGAGGTGTCCGGTCTCACCCTCAATTACGTGCGCCTGCCGGACGGCACCACCAACGTCTCGCGCGTGCAGGACAAGCTCGCCGAGCAGCCCCCGGCCGAGGAGCCCGCCCCCACCGACGACACGCCAACGGACCTGTCCGGCGTGCGGGTGGACCGGGCGGCGATCACCGACGCCACCCTGCGCCTCATCGACCGCACGGGCGAGCAGCCGCGCGAGCTGGCCATCAACGACCTCGACGTGGAGGTGAAGGACCTGCGCGCGGGCCAGCCCCTGGAGGTGGTGCTCCACGCCGCGGTGCTCGCCGACAAGCAGAACTTCCACGTCACCCTGAACGCGGCGCCGCTGCCCGCTTCGCTCATCCCCGTGCCCGAGCGGCTGATCATCCAGTCCGAGCCCATCGATCTCACGCCGCTGGGGCCCTTCCTCGGCCCCGAGGTAGGACTCCAGGCGGGCTCGTTGCGCGCGGACTGGAAGGCGGAGCTGGGCGCGGCGGTGCCCGGGGGCAACGGCCCCACGTCGCTCCAGGGCGGACTCCAGGCCCGGGGCCTGCGCTTCGCGGGCGCCGAGGGCGGCAAGGCGCTCGACGTGGTGGTGGACACCGACGTGTCGGGCGACATGAAGGCGGGAGATCTGTCGCTCAAGAAGCTGCTCCTGGAGCTCGGCCCGGCGCGCCTCACCGGCAAGGGCGAGGTGAAGGGACTGCTCTCGGAGACGCCGTCCATGAAGGACTTCGAGCTGGTGGGAGAGAACCTCGATCCCGAGCTGCTCGCCGAGTACTACCCGCCGCTGCGCAAGTCACTGGCCAACCAGGTGGCGGGCCCCGTGGGCCTGGTGGTGAAGGCGGAAGGGACGCAGCAGGAGCAGGCGCTGAACGTGGACGTGGACCTGACGCCGGTGCGGCTGCGCATCCCCGAGCAGCTCTCCAAGGAGAAGGGCGGCCCCATGCGGCTGACGGCCCGGGTGACGGGCGCCGCGGCCAGCGGGGGCGCGCTGCGCTTCGAGGCGAAGACGGACCTCGGGGGCGTGGACATGCGTCCGGGCGGCCTGCTCAACAAGCGCCCGGGGCAGACCTTCACCGTGGACACCGCGGGCACCTACCAGCCCGAGAGCGGCAAGTCGCCCCTCAAGGTGGACCTGAGCCGGCTGCACGTGGCGCTACTCGACGCCACCATGTCGGGCACGGCGTCGGTGGCGCTGGCGGGGGAGGGCGCGAAGCAGACGACGACATTCGCCCTGTCCATGAAGAGCCCGCGCCTCAACGCGGACGAGCTGATGGTGGAGGACGAGCCGGCCGCCGAGGGCGAGGACAAGAAGCCAACCGAGGAGCCCCCGTCGGATCCCCAGCGCTTCAAGGGCATGCGCGGCGACGTGCACCTGGAGATTGGCGCGCTGCGGATGAGCGACATGGACTTCTCCAACATGTTCGTGGACGTGAAGATGGTGGATGACCTCATCACCGTGGAGCGCTTCACCACGGGGGTGTACGGCGGCACGGTCTCGGCGAGCGGCAGCTCGGTGCGGCTGGGGCCCGCGGCGGCGCAGCGGCCCTTCGATCTGAAGGCGGAAGTGAAGGACATGGACATGGCGGAGGCACTCTCCTCGCGCGTGCCCAAGAAGGTGCTGGGCGGCAGGTTCAACGGCCAGATGAACCTGCAGGGCGTGGGCTACGAGTCCGAGAGCCTCAAGGAGCGGCTCGCGGGCGCCATCGAGGGCAACCTCGCGGGCGGCGTGTTCTTCGGCGCGGACCTGCCCGCGGTGGTATCCGGCCCGCTCGTCAAGGCGCTGCCCTTCGCGGGCAAGGCGCTGAGCAGCGAGGGCGTGACCCAATTGGCCGAGCAACTGCCCTTCGGCGTGAAGATCGCCAACGGCGTGGCGCAGCTGTCCAAGCCCATCACCTGGACCAGGCCGGAGGCGGCGATGAGCTTCGATGGCGGCATCCGGCTGGATGGCACGCTGGACCTGGCGGGCTCGGTGAACCTCCAGCCACCGCTGGTGCAGAAGCTGACGCTCGGCAAGGTGACCCCCCCCGAGGCCCTGCCGGTGGCGATGAAGCTCACGGGCAAGGCGTGGAGCCCCGAGGTGACGGGGCTGGACGTGATGCCGGCCGTCACGACCCTGGCGAAGCTGGCGGCGGCGGGCGCGGCCACGGGCCTGCTCGGAGACAAGGGCAAGCAGGTGGGCCAGATCATCACCGGCGGTACGGACGCGGCGAAGGAGGCCGCGCGCGCCGAGGCGGAGAAGCGCAAGCAGGAGCTGGAGGAGAAGGCCCGCCAGGAAGCGGAGGCCGCGCGCAAGAAGGCCGAGCAGGCGGCGAAGGACAAGCTCAAGGGCATCTTCAAGCGCTGA
- a CDS encoding DUSAM domain-containing protein: MDEPHDWDKVLGLYARLERNEGIEPNAEVHDLCRRVARDVAISHDDAERALRTSSGAETLIREMRRRIFEGSRRLSRALVDSARRKKAGDVAGAKEMLEAVLAVEVVPLYREQAEIALDYVDDPED; this comes from the coding sequence ATGGATGAGCCCCACGATTGGGACAAGGTTCTTGGGTTGTATGCCAGGCTCGAGCGGAACGAGGGGATAGAACCAAACGCCGAAGTGCACGATCTCTGTCGGCGAGTGGCGCGGGATGTCGCTATCAGCCATGACGACGCGGAACGCGCATTGCGCACCTCCTCCGGAGCGGAAACACTCATACGAGAGATGCGTCGCCGGATTTTCGAGGGAAGTCGGCGGCTATCCCGGGCGCTCGTTGATTCCGCCCGCCGCAAGAAAGCAGGAGATGTGGCCGGAGCGAAAGAGATGCTGGAAGCAGTGTTGGCTGTTGAGGTCGTACCCCTCTACCGGGAACAGGCCGAAATCGCACTTGATTACGTGGATGACCCAGAGGATTAG